One Silene latifolia isolate original U9 population chromosome 4, ASM4854445v1, whole genome shotgun sequence DNA segment encodes these proteins:
- the LOC141651662 gene encoding uncharacterized protein LOC141651662 yields MVTLISSRIHEQLIHVELFHHVSNKHVHISFIYGSNVGDQRERLWDELRVIAPTVTTWAIMGDFNIVRDMEERLGPNPPSLSEVQMAQQALKDCLVQIQLNPLDSHLLTQEKTLLEQYLKLKGIERSSLLQRAKLQAIHYYDALTRYFFSRIAARKHQSLIGKIRDRHGQVQEGVQNVDETDWPALCRPVEEGEIRKALFSIDSNKSPGQNGFSSHFFKHYWEVIKRDFCSAIQDFFKKGSMHKQANTTLLALIPKKAVVSTVMDYRPIACCSVIYKTISKILCERLKPLLPAIVGKEQGAFVKDAWEFIGQMLKVFNYPPQFQKWILGCLTSTWFSIKIIGDVTGFLQGDDLMIFSRGDLPSVTTVTHTLSKFAKLSGLQANPDKTNIYLGGVRDHVKKLILDATGYIEGSFPFRYLGVPLNAGKLNKEMFTDLLANIQQSLHHWSAYKLSYAGKISLINTVIFGLEQFWCSTLLIPKGVIKLITKFCRNFLWNSVEGHIKLIWKSWISCCAPHQEGGFQIKEVLAWNMSVIYKWIWEIEKHSDNLWVTWNYEYNIKSGDFWRQEIKSFHSESWRNVLQVRDQLLQQFGTPAAAQQALHSCVKKRKLRMELIYEHFRVKYEKLRWPKAVWSRAVLPKHSLITVLAMQTTLATIDQLNIRGICLVNRCVLCKQATESHNHLFFRCPFSSSIWSILLHWMRIPGRTTNLKKELNWIASRRAKKHWKAMWFTGCVTALVYNIWEERNIRIFQDIEHDIDYVVKRIQYIISARLLHVMSTCRHVMLLAAFNV; encoded by the exons ATGGTTACTCTTATTTCATCTAGGATTCATGAGCAATTGATTCATGTTGAATTGTTTCATCATGTATCAAATAAACATGTTCACATTTCTTTCATATATGGTAGTAATGTTGGTGACCAACGAGAGAGGTTATGGGATGAGCTCAGGGTAATAGCACCTACAGTTACCACTTGGGCTATCATGGGAGACTTCAATATTGTCAGAGATATGGAGGAGAGATTGGGGCCAAACCCTCCTTCCTTATCTGAG GTTCAAATGGCTCAGCAAGCTCTGAAAGACTGTCTGGTTCAGATTCAGCTGAACCCTTTGGACTCTCATCTTTTGACTCAGGAGAAAACTCTTCTGGAGCAATATCTGAAGTTGAAGGGGATTGAAAGGAGTTCTTTATTGCAGAGGGCTAAGCTTCAGGCTATTCATTATTATGATGCACTTACGAGATATTTTTTCTCCAGAATAGCAGCTAGGAAGCACCAAAGTCTAATTGGAAAAATACGTGATAGACATGGACAGGTTCAGGAAGGGGTTCAGAAT GTTGATGAAACTGATTGGCCTGCTTTATGTAGACCTGTGGAGGAAGGTGAAATCAGGAAGGCTCTCTTTTCTATTGACTCTAATAAGAGTCCTGGTCAGAATGGGTTTTCCTCTCATTTCTTTAAACATTATTGGGAGGTTATTAAGAGGGATTTCTGCTCTGCTATACAGGACTTCTTTAAGAAAGGATCTATGCATAAACAAGCTAACACAACTCTATTGGCATTGATTCCCAAAAAGGCAGTGGTCTCAACAGTCATGGACTATAGGCCAATAGCTTGCTGCTCAGTCATATACAAAACCATCAGTAAAATTTTATGTGAAAGACTCAAGCCTTTGTTGCCTGCAATAGTGGGGAAAGAACAGGGTGCTTTTGTGAAGGACGCA TGGGAGTTTATTGGCCAAATGCTTAAGGTGTTTAACTATCCACCTCAGTTTCAGAAATGGATACTAGGTTGTCTCACCTCCACTTGGTTCAGTATCAAGATCATTGGAGATGTTACTGGGTTTCTCCAAGGAG ATGACTTAATGATATTCAGTAGGGGTGATTTACCTTCTGTGACTACTGTAACTCACACTCTGAGTAAGTTTGCCAAATTATCAGGGTTACAGGCTAACCCTGACAAAACCAATATCTACTTGGGTGGAGTTAGGGATCATGTAAAAAAGCTGATCTTGGATGCTACTGGATACATTGAGGGGTCTTTTCCTTTCCGTTATCTTGGAGTACCCTTGAATGCAGGTAAATTAAATAAAGAGATGTTTACTGATCTCCTTGCAAATATACAACAGTCTCTGCATCACTGGTCAGCATACAAACTTTCTTATGCTGGTAAGATTAGTCTTATAAACACTGTCATTTTTGGTCTTGAACAATTTTGGTGTTCTACCTTGCTCATACCAAAAGGGGTCATCAAATTGATCACAAAGTTCTGTAGAAATTTCCTATGGAATTCTGTGGAAGGACATATAAAACTTATATGGAAGAGCTGGATTTCTTGTTGTGCACCTCATCAGGAAGGTGGCTTCCAGATTAAGGAAGTCTTGGCTTGGAATATGAGTGTCATCTATAAATGGATTTGGGAAATAGAGAAGCATTCTGATAACTTGTGGGTAACTTGGAATTATGAATACAACATTAAATCAGGGGATTTTTGGAGACAGGAGATCAAATCTTTCCATTCAGAAAGTTGGAGAAATGTTCTACAGGTACGAGATCAGTTGCTGCAACAGTTTGGTACCCCTGCTGCTGCTCAGCAGGCTTTGCACTCCTGTGTTAAGAAAAGGAAACTGAGAATGGAGTTGATCTATGAGCATTTCAGAGTCAAGTATGAGAAGCTCAGGTGGCCTAAAGCAGTTTGGAGTAGAGCTGTTCTTCCAAAGCACAGTCTCATTACAGTTTTAGCAATGCAAACTACACTGGCTACTATTGATCAGCTAAACATCAGGGGTATCTGCTTGGTGAATAGGTGTGTTCTGTGTAAGCAGGCAACTGAGTCTCATAACCATCTGTTTTTCAGATGTCCTTTCTCCTCGTCCATATGGTCTATCCTTCTCCACTGGATGAGAATACCAGGAAGGACCACAAATCTGAAAAAAGAGCTTAACTGGATTGCAAGTAGGCGAGCAAAAAAACATTGGAAGGCTATGTGGTTCACAGGTTGTGTTACTGCTTTGGTTTACAACATTTGGGAAGAGCGCAACATTCGTATTTTTCAAGATATTGAGCATGATATAGATTATGTGGTAAAGAGAATACAGTATATTATAAGTGCTAGGCTTCTACATGTAATGTCTACATGTAGGCATGTAATGCTTCTAGCAGCTTTTAACGTTTGA